The genomic DNA atatacacaaatatatatatatatatatataaaaatatatatatatataatatatatatatatatatatatatatatatatgtatatatatatatatatatatatatatatatatatatatatatatatatatatagatatatatagatatagatatatatatatatatatatatatatatatatatatatatatatatatatatatatatatatatatatatatatatatatatatatatatatatatatatacatatatatatatatatatatatatatatatatatatatatatatatatatatatagagtatataaaatgACTAAATctcctgaaaatatatagaaaatacattTCAGAAAAGCCTGAAATAACCCGAATCTATTTCCAGTGCTTAGGTCTTTCCTTTGTGAAACTATACAGATGTGAGCTTTGTCTAATCTTCACTTTTATCCGTTGGGATTAAGGAAACAATTCATGGGACCTTTGAACCCTTTCATATCCTGCAATTGTCCTTTTTAGGTTTTGGGGGATTCTCAGACGTGTTTTATGGTGTGATAGGAGACATAGAAGGATGGAAAGTGATTAGTGATTTGAGGAGACTTAGATATctggtggatggatggattgataaATTTAAACAGTAATTAGTGGAATAAaagtaataaagtaatatatatatatatatatatatatattatatatatatatatatatatatatatatatatattgatttacatgtatacatacagtataatatatatatatatatatatatatataatatatatatatatatatatatatatatatatattatatatataaacatatatacatacatacatatatatatatatatatatatatatatatatatatatatatatatatatatatatatatatatatatatatatatatatatatatatatatataaatatatatacttatccaACTTATAAATCAAGCTAACCACATCTTCGAGTTCTATTGACTCTTTCCCCAATGGccttgaatttgctaaatcaatcaaATTCGTGGTAGAGTAAAATTAGTTTAATAAACCACTATATATTCTCGTTTGTTCGATCATTTAGGTTTTACAAAGAATTTTAATTTTGACCTTTCTTGTTTATAGGTAACGATATACTTTAATAGAAAAATAGACTTTCTATTCGTAcaaaaagcacacacatacacacactgataaACATATACCCCAAAACAACCACAGGTTAGatataaagtttcacaacaacaaaacattctattgtaaTTGACAATAGTTATAacgttcactttcttcttcttagatagacactattagggtttccattttttcttcttatatattttaatattatttcattaggCTTATTTATTAACATCTCAAAATgggtattttttcatttatttatttatcgaggATTCTtgttttagtattttcttttaagaattctcATTACTCATAGTCGAATTTTCAGTCCAATTTAATTGATAcgttttttaaatctttgaatttaatgaagagtatttttctcttaattgggcaccatttactttacttagggatatcagatattctatcaaatgtggaaaaaagtaattttgtaaaagttcctgattATGAAAAGTGGACAACTTTCTATTAACTTTAGAAATAGTTAATGTACCCGATATTGGTCTCCGAGATTTTCCACATGTTAAATATCGCATTTtctttcttaatgttattattagcaATTTTCACCACCAATATTTGATTGATAGAAATGAAATgtaaatcattaaaacaattattcgTTATGTTTTTGCATCTCTAATGATGTTCTAAGTGCGCTATAGTAATGGATGTTTTGATCAAAATAGTTTAATAACAGAACCATTATtcggaaaatacaaaaaaaaaaaaaaaactagttattgaaaaaaaatgacTGTGATCGAAGAATTGGATTAGATGAGTTGGCTAATTTTctgaaaactattatttttctgaGTATCAGGAAGTGAATGTTTCATCATTCAAgaaaattaattctattaattGGTCTTTGTTAAGTATAAACTttgaagacgagatggtaatcttgGAGGGCAATATTGAGATAATGGACTAGATCAGAATTAATCATAAGACTGATTTGCTCTTTATTCTAGagtatatctaacattgtttttaaagGAATGGgaacattttttattatattatattgacCTAGACATTAACTACTCCCTAATATGAATCGTAGAAGCACTGCTCGACAATAATTTGGAATTAGCTGTCCATCCCTCGGAGCATAACTTGTAACTTGTTGGCCTACACTTggtgaataattttggacgagttgattctctttatttgaatatgtagagacgagttgaccatcattcggagatgtgtaggaAGCTACAGGCTGCTTGAGTGTTGTAActgataatatatttccttttggttcgtgtagcatttgcgtattcgtaatggtgccttgcatatctggagagatcctattgAATGTTACGTCAGTCATATTCGTCTATGGTTTGTACACTGCTTATGTAGTCTGGCGACCAGTCTTGCTGGgactcctcttcaaaggctgtggccaggttgctacgcattgtgatagaaggcctcagggttccataatgccctggggcatatattgtcttacagTTGTCCCCAGACGAGTGCAACTGGACGTCATTCCCGTCCTTGCTATTCGCGTCCTGCGAGACTTTGGCGAGGCTCTGGCGGTtggccttatgtcgataataaatggtagtaagaaccaggatatttaggattagcaaagagcaggcaatAGCCACTGTCAAGCTCAGTGCAGTCGTGTAGGGAAATCCTTCCCCATATCCAAATCAGCTGATTCACTGACCTGAATTTTGTTAGCTTTAGCTACATTTGTTAAGTTATGAAGTATATCTGTTGTGCCAGTGATGGTTGGAATGACTGGGCTAGATGGAAAAGCCATCTGATAAGTTATACTGACCTGTTGACTCAGGGTATAAACCCAACTGGAGATCAGAtggtaatctgtgaaagtttttatctTGGCCGTACCGAGAACCCACTTGTtccagaccaggtagtagccatgaccacaaggctacttttcaaGCACGGTAGTGGTTACGTACAATGTTTTGTGTTCCTAGAATGAATAGAGATATATGAACAATTAATAGTAACTATGTGATAAAGAGGATACGATATCTATAGAAGATATATTATTAAATCTAAGATATATTGTTTTGATTCCttgatgttatgaataaatatttgcttATCAATTTATCTCAGAATACGAGTTGTATGTTACACcttcataagctattacaaatacAAGTAAAACACTTAAATTTAACTAAGGAAAGTTTCTGGCAAGGCTACATATAGAATCTgtattaatgattaaaattatatcatttaattttagatgtactatcaattagtttattaaaatcatCACCAGTTAAAAATTAGTATTTTAATAACGTTCTATAGTTTTATTAAGTACATTAAAGAAATTATGTTTTACTAGTCTATTTACATGATATTCATAGGAGCTGGGTtattgaacaattatatatatatatatatatatatatatatatatatatatatatatatatatatatatatatatatatataaagagagagagagagagagagagagagaggagagagagagagagagagagagagagagaggggggggagagagagagagagagacaaatgttAAAAACTAGAGCATAGGATTTCATATGTAGAGAATAAAgtgattattcattaatatataagttatgaagaaataaaagagagagagagagagagagagagagagagagagagagagagagagagagagagagagagagagagagagacgaatgttaAAGCCTAGACCATAGGAtttcatatatagagaagaaagtaattattcagtaatatataagtcatcatgaagaaataaaattattctaataatatgaTTAAATATACTTTCCTGACCTGaggttatatatctagaaaatattgagaATCATTGTATCTCTGAGTGATTACAGCCCAACAAAAAAAGGAACCTCACCTATTTGgaagtatctctgatagactggatcatatttgggccatatctgctcttcagaagttatgtcgtttgcactctcggacatcttagctGTGGAGACTGTGGCTTTTGGATGTCTGTAATATGAACATAGAGTTTTGAATTAATACCATgagtataattgattgatttatggtatcaatgatataagctgtacactatcatatatatatatatatatatatatatatatatatatatatatatatatatatatatatatatatatatatgtatatatatacatatatatatatatatatatatatatatatatatatatatatatatgtatatatatatatatatatatatatatatatatatatatatatatatatatatatatatatatatatatatatatatatacatatatatatatatatatatatatatatatatatgtatatatatatacatatatatacatatatatatatatatatatatatatatatatatatatatatatatatatatatatatatatatatatatatatatatatatttatatatatctatatatataatgtatatatactgtatatatatatatatatatatatatatatatatatatatatatatatatctatctatctatatatatatatatatatatatatatatatatatatatatatatatatatatatatttatatatatatatatatatataccaaggcacctcccctaaTTTtgcgtggtagccgacatcaaacaaataagaaaaaggggATCTTTCctttctacgctcctcccagcctgacaagggactcaaccgagtttggctagtactgctagggtgttgcagcccaccctcccccattacatACCATagataatgctgaatcccctactgctgctacctccacagtcatttaaggcaaccggaggaagcagcagggcctaacggaggtgcgtcacaatcgctcgacattcattcctatttctagcaagctctcttgcctctctcacatctatcctcttatcacccaaagCTTTATTCGCTCCATCCATCatctcaaaccttggccttcctcttgtacttctcccatcaactcttgctttcatcaccttctttaccacacagccattttcccttctctcaacatggccaaaccacctcaacacattcatatccactctaactgctaattctttcttacacccattcttaaCTCACTACTTTGCTCCTAACCCTAACTacgcgagatacaccagccatactcctcagacacttcatctcaaacacattcaatttctgcctctccatcactttcattccccacaactccaatccatacatcatagttggtacaatcactatctcatacagaactctctatacattcatgcccagccctctattctttactactcccaaccctctattttttaccactcccttcactgcccccaacactttgcatccttcattcactctctgacgtatatctactcccactccaccatttgctgcaacaacagaccccaaggacTTAAACTGAACCACGtgctcaagtaactccattcaatatgacattcaacctcgcaccaccttcccttctcgtacatttcatagccATACTCTTAcctacatcaactctcaacttccttctctcacacacccttcctaattctgtcactaattggcaaAGCTTTTTTTCTGcgtgtgcaaccagtacagtatcatccgcaaacaacaattgatttactttccattcatgattattctcgtctatcaccttcaatcctcgtccaagcactcgagaattcccctctctcacccctccatcaacatacaagttaaacaaccttggcgacatcacacatctctgtctcagccccactctccccggaaaccaatcgctcacttcatttcctatcctaacacatggtttcatacctttgtagaaacttttaactgcttgcaacaacctttcactaattccatataacctcatcacattccacatcgcttcattatcaacactatcatacgctttctccagatacataaatgcaatatacacccccttaccttttgctaaatatttcttgcatatctggctaactgtataaatctgattcataaatctcctacctcttctaaaaccaccttgaacttctaagattgcattctctgttttatccttaatcctattaatcagtactctaccatacacttttccaaccacaatcaacaaactaataccccctcgaattacaacactcatgcacatctcccttacccttatatagtggtacaatacatgcacaaacccaacctactggtaccattgataacataaaacacatattaaacaatctcaccaaccattcaagtacagtcacacccccctctttCAACATCTTAGTTTTCACacgatccataccaggtgcttttcttactttcgtttcatctagtgctctcctcacttcctctcctgtaatctctcttattctcatctcccatcagtggcacctcaacacctgcaacagcaattatatctgcttccctattattctcaacattaagtaaactttcaaatattccacccaacttttccttgcatcctctccttttaacaaccttcccttTCCATCTTCCACTATCTCTTCAaatctcgaaccagccttccttactctcttcgcttctttccaaaactacttcttattctcctcatatgaactacccagtccctgaccctacctcaggtcagccaccctctttgccttagttaccttgtgctttacttccacacttttctttctatatctttcatacttctttatactattactctgcagccattcttcaaatgccctcttcttctcttccacttttatcatcACTCCTTCATCCCACTATTCActaccctttctcatgctgcctccaacaaacttcttgcctcacacatcacatgcaatcccaacaaaattttctttcactaacttccactcctcctctaaagtaccagtttctcttactttcactctgtcttatgtcattttcaacttttcttgatattcactttttacctccagtTTTATTAACTCGTCAACCCTCACTAGCTTACTTTTACATCCCCCAcactattcccctactcttttgatacaattattttccttccaccaaaaaatgataagacataccgttagccatatccctaaacatgtgcacgtcttccaatcttccaaacattcttttagttatcaacacataatccattgaaGCCctatctaccactcttccatttgccactcttactcatgtataattgtttttatctatctttttgaaATATATAGAACTTATCCCGATCTCTTGCTCAactcacatatctaccagtctttcaccactctcattttcccctggtacgccatacttcccaatgacaccttctacctatcCAGCGCCCACTCTATCATTTAAGTCCCCCATGATAACTGCATAATTCCttatacccagtccttctacatacctagttaattcattccacaactctttccgttcttcttcacttttctcataacctggctcatatgcactaacaaaagccaaacattccctaccaacctaacccttatccacattaacctagatgatatctccttccattccacaacTTCACCTGCCATccaatcactcagcaataaagccacaccctctcttgctcttcccctttcaatcaaagacactctaccagtctcttcaccaaacatcacttcacccttcccttttatctttgtctcacacaaagctaatatatccatccttctcttcctaaacatacttccaatcttgcatcttttactctctatcgttctacatccacgcacattcagacaccacaAAACTATAAtgctgggagcagtcactctcccccagctccacctctttgatgtctcacaggagtatataatacaggagagggggttccaagcccagttgtcccatcccttttagtcgcctcttacgacacacagggatacgttggcactCTTCTAATTGTTGATATGCCACcgcggccacatatatatataaatttataaatttgtgtgtgaatGTTTTTGCAGAGACATTAAATAACTTATAGTTACTTTTTAAAAGCTATTATGTCTGTAAATCAGTGTTTAGATTTAATTCTAAGAACTGAATAAACGTAATATAATTATTAGGAAGCAATGAAGTGAAATATTCTACCTATTCATATTAAGTTAATGAATATGTTATTAAGCATTAAATGTTTTACTTTCCATTTAAAATTACAGATATTTATAACATTGTACATTATAATTACATGAACTACAGTATAatgaacttaacaataaaatatgaatcaaaatcaaaatcaactgAATATCCTCACCCTAATttgatgaaattactccacattgatatgaaggatttgctgagtgtgacatccatcttagtgaatttataacttgaggccaaaggtccaagagcgcccagaagaccaccaaagacgtacgccagctccTTCAGGAGAAGACTTTCCtttccagactttgggaaagataATCACATTAAATTTAAAGTTTCATTGTAGTAATTACTGAAttgaataataatagtttaaatgaaAAGGGTATATAAAATTCTACttatatcatgattcttttatggtatttattattttatattttcataaatttaatttgcaagatttagatacatatatctctaatctatggatgatattcaATAAGTTTCAGTAGATTATTCAAGATTCTCATTTATGAAATATACCATATATCTAATCTATCCATATAGACGTACATCTGAACCTTCTTTCTCCAagacgtagagataagatgatcgagaagtcgtgtagagctgcttggcaagatctgtCATCGGCGAGACAATATTtgcatcgtgaaggccttggctggttgagtccctgatgctgattggtgGATGGAGGGATCttgaccaatcagtgtactcggctgtgatggctaacattatttcctgtagaggGAGATGAAAAGACTCCATTTGAGGTTCACTTTTATTCAatagatagtttatatatgtgtttagccaaggtaataataataataataataataataataataatagtaataataataataataataataataattccacctgCTGATGATAGcgatagttattgacgacgaaggatttcagcagatcctccctatagtcagcattgaatccttcctggacttcttgctgactcaggatgtcaaggggGTTGGCAGTTGTCATTCCtagaaggaggtcaactggagttcgaccttccttgcctttgaagtcaagaggaaaaggaagaattttctcattttctttttatagttgagtaattaagaatattacttggtatagacaaatggagatatttaggatatacgaataagtacttgggtgcaagttaacttttatattatagtttagaaattaggaattttattctgtttaaacgtatgtattcattatgcaagaCTTTCAGTTCATAACtgtttatatctgtgtatataaaacaacaacaacaacaacaacaacaacaacattagcaACTGTGTCTATaactctgcaggacattggccacatccatgtccttattcatgactgtggtttggctagttttcatcaccacgctcgtcaactgcggattggtgatggtgggagatttatgtttGATTGCTTACAACAAATATAGCTATTGTGAGTAGCCATAGTACAGCTTTGTcggtcatggcgatacactaaccctttcgCTATGTTGAGGTATCCTCACAGAGAAAGaggttaatatatatacagtatatatatatatatatatatatatatatatatatatatatatatatatatatatatatatatatatatatatgtatatatatataaatatatatatatatatatatatatatatatatatatatatatatatatatatatatatatatatatgtatacatgtagaaatatatatatatatatatatatatatatatatatatatatatatatatatatatatatatatatatatatatatatatatatatatatagttatatatgtgtgtgtacacatatacatatataaatatatatatatatatatatatatatatatatatatatatatatatatatatatatatatatatatatatatatatatatatatatatatatatatatatatatatatatattcctatttatatacatacatatatatatatatatatatatatatatatatatatatatatatatatatatatatatatatatatatatatatatatatatatatatatattcaaataagccatatatatttttgatatattaatgtctggattctcttaacgacctcgggatcagagccccaggcgaaatcacacaaagtcaacagcttggctctggccgggaatcaaaccctggtcggcaagcttatatagacagtgactaacccacttggccacgaagaaagataaaagtcaatgacatatatatttttgatatattaatgtctggcttctccagacattaatatatcaaaaatatatatggcttatttgaatatgaaaaacacgtaaaaatgtgcaaaatttatcattaattgaaagccaagtaacaaactaccaattagctacgatggtgaagatgggttgatttcaattctaagtacaaaatacctgaattcgacaggtataagtacagtagaattgtcattgacttttatctttcttcgtggccatgtgggttagtcactgtctatataagcttgctgaccagggttcgattcccggccggagccaagctcttgtctttgtgtgatttcgcctggggctctgatcccgaggtcgttaagagaatccagacattaatatatcaaaaatatatatggcttatttgaatatgaaaaacacgtaaaaatgtgcaaaatttatcattaattgaatgccaagtaacaaactaccaattagctacgatggtgaagatgggttgatttcaattctaagtacaaaatacctgaattcgacaggtataagtacagtagaattgtcattgacttttatctttcttcgtggccaagtgggttagtcactgtctatataagcttgctgaccagggttcgattcccggccggagccaagctcttgtctttgtgtgatttcgcctggggctctgatcccgaggtcgttaagagaatccagacattaatatatcaaaaatatatatggcttatttgaatatgaaaaacacgtaaaaatttgcaaaatttatcattaattgaatgccaataacaaactaccaattagctacgatggtgaagatgggttgatttcaattctaagtacaaaatacctgaattcgacaggtataagtacagtagaattgtcattgacttttatctttcttcgtggccaagtgggttagtcactgtctatataagcttgccgaccagggttcgattccctgccggagccaagctcttgtctttgtgtgatttcgcctggggctcttatcccgaggtcgttaagagaatccagacattaatatatcaaaaatatatatggcttatttgaatatgaaaaacacgtaaaaatgttcaaaatttatcatatatatatatatatatatatatatatatatatatatatatatatatatatatatatatatatatatatatatatatatatatatatatatatatatataatttgattgatatacctgaagctgatgcaaACCTTggtttgcccatgaatgaattcagtgtatttgaagtcgaagctatgctCGAAACACTAAAGAGAttaaaagcccctggatacgatggaataagtgtcgagatgatactggcagaaaatgaagtgactcccagagtacatacaagattattttgtagaatgtggcataaagaggcaaaacctgatgaatgggagttaggagtgttgttgaaaatggcaaaaaatggagacctgactgatagcaataattacagaaaccctcttttgatggcattagtggactaagaaaaagcatttgatactgtgcaccggccagttttaagGAGAGtaatgcgttattatggaattccccacaaatatgtaaatttgattaagtctgttcatgagcagagcaagtgctaaattaatgttaatggagtggtatcaaacgaatttccaatgaacagcggagtatccaagggaatgtgttgtcacctatgttgtttatcctcgtggattttgtaatgcgtagaacagtcggaaatggtggagaagcattagactggattggtaataggaatttagcagacttagtctacactggtgatgctgtccttgttagcagaacaccaaaggattctcaaagcttgtttaccagaatgcatgaactatcatGCGAGGTTGGgtggaagataaatagaagaaagacggagatgatgagtaTGTAATGGACGATataatgtcattggaaggagaaaggatttatgaggtagaatcattgaagtatttaggaacaattatctccaatacagggtctttagaactagaacttagtgaaatatgtaaaaaagcaaatcaaacttggaaatcaaatcgcctgaaattacatataaaaattagactatattgtatatcagtttagtgagattggtgttactttatggaccttagccgtggtatgacaatgaaacaatcaccaatagatttagtagatttgacaacaaagccctcagcaggatattgggagtttaatggtagtataggattagaaattaaactataagagagattactcgagtaccatatgtggatgagatcatgatgaagggtagatggatatAGTTTGGGCATAATCTTCGCCCTCTCCAAgaaagattacttcaccaaacgtttagctgggctccacagggcactagaagagttggcagacccaaacctacagggctgaggactatgaggtgcGAAGCAagatataatgaatggagaagtattgagttaaaagctcaagatagacacgataagcgaaatctaaccgaggccctttacgtcaatagccgtgggagatgatgatgatggtatatatatatatatatatatatatatatatatatatatatatatatatatatatatatatatatatatatatatatatatatatatgcctgtatgtgtatagaggtatatgtgtaatatatgtaaaattacatgtttaaatacatgacctaagaggtcaatatggaagtaggagcaagtgtaagaaatgccatagtcatgtcataaccaggatacgaatgccaaaccttagcaatgtaacctttttatgaagagtaaacacaaatacaaaccgtgagaaagagttgtgtctcaccggatgcaggtgtcttcctctattaatgttaggtttacattaagtgtttaaatgctgag from Palaemon carinicauda isolate YSFRI2023 chromosome 34, ASM3689809v2, whole genome shotgun sequence includes the following:
- the LOC137626910 gene encoding neuroligin-1-like, giving the protein MSGSALSPWALVRDPSGHAFDVATQLDCPVPNDLFRHYENLLQGLRKRPLHDILQVQLKTSKFQVAVGPSIDGVTIKPDWKNHQSKMGKEGRTPVDLLLGMTTANPLDILSQQEVQEGFNADYREDLLKSFVVNNYRYHQQEIMLAITAEYTDWSRSLHPPISIRDSTSQGLHDANIVSPMTDLAKQLYTTSRSSYLYVLEKEGSDSGKESLLLKELAYVFGGLLGALGPLASSYKFTKMDVTLSKSFISMWSNFIKLGHPKATVSTAKMSESANDITSEEQIWPKYDPVYQRYFQIGTQNIVRNHYRA